The region TTCCCCCACAGGAAGGGGTTACTCCTCCTCTATTCTGCTCTGTAAAAGTTGAGTAACCTGATTTTCCTGGCCTGGCGGGGGGAGCTCTTGCTCACATCTCACATTCTTCTCCCATGATGTGGTCCTCGGCTGGCCTCTCCGGGGCTGGAGcccggccaggcccccagcaaccctgTCTTCCGCCGGCCAAGGTGATCATTACCAGGTGCTTCGGGCCGTTTGTGACTTGATAGGGTgtgtctgccccctccccccaaatacttcctgtcatttatttttctccctctgtttttctctctgttggcTTTCCGTGTAGGATTTCAGATGCATGCCAGGTCCCCGCTGACGGCCCGCGTCGCAGACCACCACCCATGGATCCCCCAAACCAGCATGGCAGTGGCGGTTCCTCGGTCGTGACCCAGCAGCCCGCCCTGGCCAGCCGGCCACGGCTGGACTACGACAGAGAGCTTCCGCCCGCCGCTATTTTGTCCTTGGACCAGATCAAGGCCGTGAGAGGCAGCAACGAATACACGGAGGGGCCCTCGGCTGTGAAAAGGCCCGCTCCGCGCGCGGCGCCCAGGCCAGACAAGCAGGAGCGGACTCATGAAATCCTACCGCTCAGCGTGCACAACAACTACGAGCAGAGGCCCGCGGGCCACCCGGGACACGCGGGGCTCGCCCATCACGCCCGAGGCCCCGTCCTGAGCCGATCCACCAGCACCGGGAGCGCCGCCAGCTCcgggagcagcagcagcggcagcgcgTCTTCcgagcaggggctgctgggacggTCGCCGCCGGCCAGGCCTGTGCCCGCCCACCGCTCGGAGAGGGCGGTGCGGACCCAGCCCAAGCAGCTGCCGGCGGCCGACGACCTGAAGGGCTCCTTGAAGGAGGGCCCGAGCCAGCACCAGTTCATCTGCGAGCAGTGCGGGAAGTGCAAGTGCGGCGAGTGCacggcccccagggccctgccctcgtGCCTGGCCTGCGACCGCCAGTGCCTCTGCTCGGCCGAGAGCATGGTGGAGTACGGCACGTGCATGTGCCTGGTCAAGGGCGTCTTCTACCACTGCTCCAACGACGACGAGGGCGACTCCTGCGCGGAcagcccctgctcctgctcccggTCCCACTGCTGCCCGCGCTACCTGTGCATGGGGGCCAtgtccctgctgctgccctgcctgCTCTGCTACCCTCCGGCCAAGGCCTGCCTGCGGCTGTGCCGGGGCTGCTACGACTGGACCCACCGCCCCGGCTGCCGGTGTAAGAACTCCAACACCGTCTACTGTAAGCTGGACAGCTGCCCCTCCCGGCCGCGGGGGAAGCCCTCCTGATGGGGGCGCTGGCTCGCACCTCCTGAACCCCTCGCTTTCAAGGTGCAGCGGTGGAAAAAGATGCTGTTAGGTTCCGGCTTGCCTTCCTTCGCGGCGGGCCCCTTTCCTGCCGTCTCCACCCCTGTTCCCAAGGCTGGCCTCGTGGGTGCTGCCGCCCTCCGTGGACAGTCCGTGGGAGTGGACTGGGAGGCCGCCCCCGGCTCCCGCTCAGGACCAGAGcctctgccaggcactggggagccCGTGGGGAGTCACCGCTGGGTTTTGTGCCGCCTTCCGGTTCTGCAGGcaacgtcccccccccccccccacgcccaggCCTCGGAGGTTTAGACCTCTTTTTCACGGGGTTGCTCTGGGCGCAGGCGAATTGGCTCTTCAAGAAGTCGCCGTTGAATTGCTGAAATAAGCTATGTATCTCTCCAAGTAGGTCTGTCTTCGTAATGTTGGACCCGTAAGTAGCCTGGAGCACATTTTTGTTGTAACTCACAAATTTCTCCTTTAACCACTGCCTTCTCGCCCCTCCGAGTTCTCGCCTCTCCGTGTTGGCATTGTCTTATTCGAGAGATGCCaggtattataattattattgttattttttttgtatgtaacgCTAAATCCACTCGACAATGTAAATCTTCACATTGGAGATATATTATATCTTGCTGATCCTCATTCTAGCTTTTATATTTGTGAAGGACTCCGCTACCTTCCTTCCGCGTCCCACGCTTTTCACCAAATTTCTCCTGTCGTGGAGGGCCCTTGGGTGCCTGAGGTTCATATTTATAGCTGATCAGTCCCCAGAGAAGGGATCTCGGCTCCTTAGTGGTCCCTTCGGGCCCTTGGTTAGTGAGCAGCCGAGGGCGCCTAATCTTTTCCGTGTTTTCATGGCCTTAACCACAAATTGTGgtgctttttgtatattttatgtacaaATCACAAAGTTGAATTCTGACTATTTTTAAGACAAAAGTCtgttaaacttttttattgtaaagaatatttattatgcgaatctctattattttatgatatttatttcaaaagactGTTGAAATGTACTCATGTCtgaatataacaaaatatcaatgCATAACGGAAAATAAGGTGATACGAAGAAAGTACCTATGTTAACTATAATGCAGAAATATATGAATTAATGAACCTGCCTCTTGATTTCGTCCTTTATTTGGCCGGTACTGTTTGGTGACTTGGGTTACTTGCTTTGGCTCTTCCTTCAGGCACAGCCGTTTCGTTTCTTTCCCTTACCAGCCCCAGTCTAGACACAGGTGAGCTCGGACTTTAAACTGGCTGTTTCCTGGAAACTGCAGTGGACAAATGAGTCACCCGAAGTGTTTCAGCGAATGCCTAAGCGCATC is a window of Phyllostomus discolor isolate MPI-MPIP mPhyDis1 chromosome 8, mPhyDis1.pri.v3, whole genome shotgun sequence DNA encoding:
- the SPRY1 gene encoding protein sprouty homolog 1 — encoded protein: MDPPNQHGSGGSSVVTQQPALASRPRLDYDRELPPAAILSLDQIKAVRGSNEYTEGPSAVKRPAPRAAPRPDKQERTHEILPLSVHNNYEQRPAGHPGHAGLAHHARGPVLSRSTSTGSAASSGSSSSGSASSEQGLLGRSPPARPVPAHRSERAVRTQPKQLPAADDLKGSLKEGPSQHQFICEQCGKCKCGECTAPRALPSCLACDRQCLCSAESMVEYGTCMCLVKGVFYHCSNDDEGDSCADSPCSCSRSHCCPRYLCMGAMSLLLPCLLCYPPAKACLRLCRGCYDWTHRPGCRCKNSNTVYCKLDSCPSRPRGKPS